From Sphingobacteriales bacterium:
ATATTGAATGTTTGCTTCTATTTGCAAATTTTGCTCAATGGAAATACCCATAGCAAATTTCAACGCATTTAGAACCTGCTCGTATTTGCTTTTGATGGTTTCCTTTTGGGTGGTTAATTGCGATACTTGCAATTTTACTTTGCTAACATCTGTTCCTCTGGCAAGCAATTGTTCATTGAGCAATTGCATATTTTTCAGAAGTCTTTCTGCATTGATCAGATTACTGTCAATAAATGCCAATTGATGATGCAATATTTGGGCATTGTAATACAAATTGGAAATTTCAAAATAGATTTGCTCCTCAGTTTTTTGATACTGTAAGTCGGTCAATTCCGAAGCGATTTTTGTTGTTTGAATAGCTCCATAAACTTGTGGATTATACAATGGCATTGATAGTTGCAAATTGGCGTTGATGTTATGCGGAACTCCAAACTGAATTGCTCTATATTGACCTTCTGGAACTGCTGGATTAAAAGCATTTATTGGAAGCAGTTGATAGGGTAAATTATAGTAATATCTGTAGTCTGCATTTGCTGTAACTTTAGGAATTAAATTGGCTTTGGCTTCTTTCTCTCTTTGTTCACCAATGGCCATATTGTTTCTGCTCATTTGCAGGTTTTTATTGTGAACCTGTGCTGTATCAATACATTGTTGCAAAGTCCAAGTTTGTGCTTGTGCGGATTGAAAGCCTCCTATTATCAATAATAGAACAAAATAATGTTTGTGAATATTCGCTAACTTCATTGGTCAAATTTTTTTTACTTAATGAGTATTTATTGACTTTCAATTGTTCCTACAACCCAATGTTTTACCATTGGTTCAATATTTATAAAGTCACCTGACAATAGTGTTTCCATTATCCCTTTTTCATTTTCAAAAATCACTTCTCCTTCCACGCAAATCAAAAGTGCTGGTGTTTTGGTGATATGCTCTTTTAATTTCTCGCCTTTCAAAATTTGGATAGCTGTTGCATTGCCCAGGTCACTTTTGAAAAGAGAAGTTGCTGAAACTGGTTTTTCTTGTGTATGTAATTCTTTTATGTTCATTGGAAATATTGGTTAAATGTTGAAAATGAAGTTTGTATGTTTTTAAACTGCTCTGATGCTTCGGTTTCGTTTTTAGCTTCTGAAAGTTCCTTTACCATATCAATGTATGGCAAAAGCCACTTATGAAGTTCATCGTGTGCTTTGCCTTTCATTGTGCAATTAGATGTAAGTAAATCAATATTGCTTTGTAGTTTTTCAGCTAATGATTTGAAGTCTTTTTGCTCAACATTAGCGAAGTGATTAATATCATTTTCCATATTGCGAATATGTGTTATCATATTGGCATCAACTTTCCATTTTTCGCCATTGTTGAGTTCAATTGCTTCGCTTTCATCATCGTGATGATGATTATTTTGTTCGGCAACCTGTTTGATTATTTGATTTCTCGTTTGTGGAATTGCCACAACTGTATCTCAATAAGCTACCTACGGCAAATGTTAAGATTAATTTATTCATTATGATTATTATTTAATTGTTTATTGATAGTGAAAAATGCAATGATTGCAAATACAAACGTTACCGCTATTCTGAAAATCATTGCCAACAGTTTTTGTTTCATAAATCCCACCTGAATTGATGTGAATATTAAGACCAATAAAAGCGGCTATAAGTATGAGGGTTGAAATTACTAAGAGTGTAGCTGTCCATCTTTTGTTTTTAATAAACCCATAAGCTGCAAAAATATATAGAATGCTACTGATAAAATTTGACCAAACCACAAACAGAACATAATTGCCCTCTTTGGCTCTAATACCAAACAAATCAAAAATTACAGATGTGCTTAGGAATAAAGTAAGCAAGCCAAACCCAGCGAGGAGAGTTGCAAATAAATATGGAAGTATTTTCTTCATTTAGATTTGATTAATGTTAATACAGATTGTATCATATTGTCACCGTTTCGAGTAATGTCAAATTGAAAATTTGCAACTCTCCATTTAAACATTTGCAGTCTAAAAGTTCCCATCACGATATGCATTAACTCATCGGATGTAATTGCATTAGTAAAAACTCTCTTTGTTGACCTTCCAGAATAATAGGCATCAGGTGTTTCATTTT
This genomic window contains:
- a CDS encoding TolC family protein, whose amino-acid sequence is MKLANIHKHYFVLLLIIGGFQSAQAQTWTLQQCIDTAQVHNKNLQMSRNNMAIGEQREKEAKANLIPKVTANADYRYYYNLPYQLLPINAFNPAVPEGQYRAIQFGVPHNINANLQLSMPLYNPQVYGAIQTTKIASELTDLQYQKTEEQIYFEISNLYYNAQILHHQLAFIDSNLINAERLLKNMQLLNEQLLARGTDVSKVKLQVSQLTTQKETIKSKYEQVLNALKFAMGISIEQNLQIEANIQYQNTNEYTTSSTLDIRIIKTQNRLLSSELNTLNKSRYLPSLNLVGMYGTTGFGYNGQPASFLDFYPIGFAGIQLSYPLFNGTVTLRKINQKRLELQNNELQFSLLSEQNNMQVENAKLQRKIAQQTVETTTEQIQLAQTIYEQTLLQQKQGTASLTDVLLADNVLSEAQQTYLSAVIDYLKADLELKKITGNISTTK